The Quercus robur chromosome 7, dhQueRobu3.1, whole genome shotgun sequence genome has a segment encoding these proteins:
- the LOC126692437 gene encoding BAG family molecular chaperone regulator 4, translated as MRKSSNQKQPTASSHVEENEEIEWEMRPGGMLVQKRDDVVVDDGASAPAAVAESTGGPTIKVTVCHGPAHHVLHVPAHSTFGDIKNAVVQKTGLESKDQRLLFRGKEKEDEEHLHIAGVKDRSKILLLENPASKERKLEEIRKNNEISKACEAVAGVRAEVDKLSERVAVLEGAVNGGTKVEEKEFVVLTELLMRQLLKLDGIEAEGEAKMQRKAEVRRVQNFVEKLDSVKARNSNPNINNSNAVSVTTKWETFDSGVGSLNAPTSSSSAKVTEDWEKFD; from the exons ATGAGGAAGAGCTCGAACCAGAAGCAGCCAACGGCGTCGTCTCACGTCGAGGAAAATGAGGAGATCGAGTGGGAGATGAGACCTGGCGGCATGTTAGTTCAGAAGCGAGACGACGTCGTCGTTGATGATGGTGCCTCTGCCCCAGCTGCTGTTGCTGAATCCACAGGTGGGCCCACCATCAAGGTCACCGTCTGCCACGGCCCGGCCCACCACGTTCTCCATGTTCCGGCCCATTCTACTTTTG GGGATATAAAGAACGCTGTTGTCCAGAAAACTGGTTTAGAGTCTAAAGACCAGAGACTCTTGTTCAggggaaaagagaaagaggatgAGGAGCATCTCCACATTGCAGGTGTGAAGGATAGGTCGAAGATTTTGCTTTTGGAGAACCCTGCAAGCAAAGAGAGGAAGCTTGAGGAGATACGAAAAAATAATGAGATTTCAAAGGCATGTGAAGCAGTTGCAGGAGTCAGAGCAGAGGTTGATAAGCTTTCGGAAAGG GTGGCTGTCTTGGAAGGGGCTGTGAATGGTGGGACAAAAGTTGAGGAGAAAGAATTTGTTGTATTGACAGAGTTGCTTATGAGGCAATTACTGAAATTGGATGGAATTGAGGCTGAAGGAGAAGCAAAAATGCAACGGAAGGCTGAG GTACGTCGTGTCCAAAActttgtggagaaacttgacaGCGTGAAGGCCAGAAACTCCAATCCAAATATCAACAATAGCAATGCTGTCTCAGTAACAACCAAATGGGAAACCTTTGACTCTGGAGTTGGAAGCTTGAATGCCCCAacctcatcatcatcagcaaAAGTAACTGAGGATTGGGAAAAATTTGATTAG
- the LOC126692436 gene encoding ammonium transporter 3 member 3-like encodes MANASVVPSAYLQGLTPAVPEWLNKGDNAWQMISGALVCMQGMPGLVIIYAGLVKKKWALNSAFMALFAFAAVMPCWVLWAYNMSFGEKFLPFWGKAGLAVSEDFLISQTILPSTQYKYITSAAAPLFPMATMVFFQYPFAAETVILLCGSVLGRMSFRAWMAFVPLWLTFSYTVSAFSVWGGGFLFQWGVMDYSGGYVVHVASGAAGYTAAYWVGPRSKEDREEFPPNNLLLALTGAGILWGGWTGFNGGDPFAANVDSSMAVINTHICTATSLLVWTYLDVIYFKKPSVIGAIQGMMTGLVCITPGAGLVQGWAALVMGIASGTIPWYTMMVLSKKLSLLQKVDDTLEIFQTHAVAGTLGGALTGLFAHPYLCSMFLTVPNSKGSFYGDDGGVQFWKQLVGAAFIIGWNVVATSIILNVIKLLIPLRMTDEDIKIGDDAVHGEEAYALQGQGRRDRTIQNGSCTVLIE; translated from the exons ATGGCAAACGCTTCGGTTGTTCCATCGGCATACCTTCAAGGCCTCACTCCTGCTGTGCCTGAATGGCTAAACAAGGGTGACAATGCATGGCAGATGATATCTGGAGCACTAGTTTGCATGCAAGGCATGCCTGGGCTAGTGATCATCTATGCAGGTCTAGTAAAGAAGAAATGGGCTCTAAACTCAGCTTTCATGGCTCTATTTGCCTTTGCAGCTGTAATGCCTTGTTGGGTATTATGGGCTTACAACATGTCATTTGGTGAAAAGTTCCTTCCATTTTGGGGCAAAGCTGGGCTTGCTGTTTCTGAAGACTTTTTGATCTCGCAAACCATCTTACCCTCTACACAGTACAAATATATAACTTCAGCAGCTGCACCCTTGTTCCCCATGGCTACTATGGTTTTCTTTCAATATCCCTTTGCAGCTGAGACTGTGATACTGCTTTGTGGGTCTGTTCTGGGTCGAATGAGCTTCAGAGCTTGGATGGCCTTTGTACCACTGTGGCTCACTTTCTCTTACACTGTTAGCGCATTCAGTGTTTGGGGTGGTGGCTTCCTCTTCCAGTGGGGTGTCATGGATTATTCAGGTGGTTATGTTGTCCATGTAGCCTCTGGGGCAGCAGGATACACAGCAGCTTATTGG GTTGGACCAAGATCGAAGGAGGACAGAGAAGAATTCCCACCTAACAATCTATTACTAGCACTTACAGGGGCAGGAATTCTTTGGGGGGGATGGACTGGTTTCAATGGTGGAGATCCTTTTGCTGCTAACGTAGATTCCTCCATGGCTGTTATCAACACTCACATTTGTACAGCCACTAGTCTCTTGGTATGGACATACTTGGATGTGATATACTTCAAGAAACCCTCTGTGATTGGAGCTATCCAGGGGATGATGACTGGGTTGGTCTGTATAACTCCTGGTGCAG GTCTTGTTCAGGGCTGGGCTGCACTGGTAATGGGTATAGCTTCTGGGACTATTCCATGGTACACAATGATGGTTTTGAGCAAGAAGCTGTCATTGCTGCAGAAGGTTGATGACACCCTTGAGATCTTTCAAACTCATGCAGTTGCAGGAACCTTGGGTGGAGCTCTCACCGGACTCTTTGCTCACCCATACCTCTGTAGCATGTTCCTAACTGTCCCCAATTCAAAAGGCTCTTTCTATGGTGATGATGGGGGAGTTCAATTTTGGAAGCAGTTGGTGGGGGCAGCTTTTATAATAGGTTGGAATGTAGTAGCTACGTCCATCATACTTAATGTCATTAAACTTCTAATACCCCTTCGGATGACTGACGAAGATATCAAGATTGGGGATGATGCAGTTCATGGAGAAGAAGCTTATGCTCTTCAAGGGCAAGGACGAAGGGACCGAACTATTCAAAATGGTAGTTGTACTGTCCTGATTGAATAA
- the LOC126692435 gene encoding ammonium transporter 3 member 3-like, producing MANSSVVPSAYLQGLVPAVPEWLNKGDNAWQMISAALVGMQGMPGLVILYAGLVKKKWALNSAFMALFAFAAVMPCWVLWAYKMSFGEKLLPFWGKAGLAVSQDYLILQTVLPSTQYKHITAAATPLYPTATMVFFQYAFAAVTVILLAGSVLGRMSIRAWMAFVPLWITFSYTVGAFSVWGGGFLFQWGVMDYSGGYVVHLASGAAGFTAAYWVGPRSREDREEFPPNNLLLALAGAGILWMGWTGFNGGDPFSANVDSSMAVLNTHICAATSLLVWTCWDVLFFKKPSVIGAIQGMITGLVCITPGAGLVQGWAALVMGIASGTIPWYTMMVLSKKLPFLQKVDDTLGVFHTHAVAGTLGGALTGLFAHPYLSSLFLPVPNSKGSFYGGRGGVQFWKQLVAAAFIIGWNVVATSIILNVIRLIIPLRMTDEEIEIGDDAAHGEEAYALQGQGRREKFIQNGNGNAQIELEEP from the exons ATGGCAAACTCTTCAGTTGTTCCATCGGCATACCTTCAAGGCCTAGTTCCAGCCGTGCCTGAATGGCTAAACAAAGGAGACAATGCATGGCAGATGATATCTGCAGCACTAGTTGGCATGCAAGGCATGCCTGGGCTAGTGATTCTCTATGCAGGCCTAGTGAAGAAGAAATGGGCTCTAAACTCAGCTTTCATGGCTCTATTTGCCTTTGCAGCTGTAATGCCTTGTTGGGTATTGTGGGCTTACAAGATGTCATTTGGTGAAAAGCTTCTTCCATTTTGGGGTAAAGCTGGCCTTGCTGTTTCACAAGACTATTTGATACTACAAACTGTTTTACCCTCCACGCAGTATAAACATATTACTGCTGCAGCTACACCCTTATACCCTACAGCTACTATGGTGTTCTTCCAGTATGCCTTTGCTGCTGTGACTGTGATTTTGCTTGCTGGTTCAGTTCTGGGTCGGATGAGTATCAGAGCTTGGATGGCTTTTGTACCACTATGGATCACTTTCTCTTACACTGTTGGTGCATTCAGTGTATGGGGTGGTGGCTTCCTCTTCCAATGGGGTGTCATGGATTATTCAGGTGGTTATGTTGTCCATTTAGCTTCTGGTGCAGCAGGATTCACAGCAGCTTATTGG GTTGGACCAAGATCGAGGGAGGACCGAGAAGAATTCCCACCTAACAATCTATTACTAGCACTTGCTGGTGCTGGAATTCTTTGGATGGGATGGACTGGTTTCAATGGTGGAGATCCTTTTTCTGCCAACGTGGATTCGTCTATGGCAGTTCTCAACACTCACATTTGTGCAGCCACCAGTCTGTTGGTATGGACATGTTGGGATGTGTTATTCTTCAAGAAACCATCTGTGATTGGAGCCATCCAGGGAATGATAACTGGGTTGGTCTGTATAACTCCTGGTGCAG GTCTTGTTCAAGGCTGGGCTGCCCTGGTAATGGGAATAGCTTCTGGGACTATTCCATGGTACACAATGATGGTTTTGAGCAAGAAGCTGCCATTTTTGCAAAAGGTTGATGACACCCTTGGTGTCTTTCATACTCATGCTGTTGCAGGAACCTTAGGTGGAGCTCTTACTGGACTCTTTGCTCATCCATACCTCTCGAGCCTGTTCCTACCTGTCCCCAATTCAAAAGGGTCCTTCTATGGTGGTAGGGGGGGAGTTCAATTTTGGAAGCAGTTGGTAGCAGCAGCTTTTATTATAGGTTGGAATGTAGTAGCTACATCCATCATACTCAATGTCATTAGACTTATAATACCCCTTCGAATGACCGATGAAGAGATTGAGATTGGGGATGATGCAGCTCATGGAGAAGAAGCCTATGCTCTTCAAGGGCAAGGACGAAGggaaaaatttattcaaaatggAAATGGCAATGCTCAGATTGAACTTGAAGAACCCTGA